The DNA region GGCGGTGGCCTACGCGACGCAGTCGGTGGAGGACGACACGACTGCGGCGCTCAAGCGCCATTTCGCGCTGTGGCGCGACATCACCGCGCTCGATGATCGCGCGGCCGCCGACCTGATCGTGAATGACCACATCGACGTGCTGGTCGATCTGAGCGGCCATACCGCGTCGAACCGGCTGCCGTTGTTCGCATGGAAGCCGGCACCGGTGCAGGCGACCTGGCTCGGCTATTTCGCGACGACCGGCATCGCCGCGATCGACTACGTGATCGGCGATCGCCACGTGCTCCCCGACGACGAAGCGCATCACTTCGCCGAGCGGCCGTGGCGGCTGCCCGACAGTTACCTGTGCTTCACGCCGCCCGCACAGCCGCTCGACGTCGGGCCGCTGCCGGCCGAGCGCGAAGGTGTCGTCACGTTCGGATGCCTGAACAATGCGAACAAGATCGGCGACGCCGTCGTCGCGCTGTGGTCGCGCGTGCTGCATGCGGTACCCGGTTCGCGCCTGTTGCTGAAGTCGGCGCAGCTCGACGAAGCCGCGCTGCGCACGAGCCTCGCCGCGCGCTTCGCGGCACACGGTATTCCGGCAGAGCGCCTGCTGCTGCGCGGCGGATCGAAGCGGCTCGCGCACATCGCCACGTACAACGACATCGACATCGTGCTCGATCCGTTCCCGTATCCGGGCGGCACGACGAGCATGGAAGGACTGTGGATGGGCGCGCCGTTCATCACGCGGCGCGGCGACCGCTTCCTGTCGCATATCGGCGAAAGCATCCTGCATACGCTCGGGATGCCTGAATGGATCGCGGACAACGACGACGACTATGTCGCGAAGGCGGCCGCGTTCGCGCAGGATCTGCCGCATGTCGCGGCCGTGCGGGCCGGGCTGCGCGAGCGGCTGCTGCGCTCGCCGCTGTGCGATGCTCCGCGCTTCGCCCGCCATCTCGAAGCGGCGTTCGCGCAGATGGTCGACGCGGCGGCGGTGGCCGCGCGCTAGTCGATCCGGCACGGTGCGGATTTGCATCGTGCCGGCATCCGTGCCGTTTCTTTTTTCTTCACGCAAAAAAATAGCCGCCCGAAGGCGACTAGACGTTACGACATCGGCGCACGCTCGACGGCGGCGCGCGTTGTTGTTCGGGGGCTTACAGCATGCCGGTCGCCTGATAGAGGCCGGCCGCGCGAATGCGCTCGCGCGATGCGGTGAATTGCTGCGCGAGCTGATCGCGATCGGCCTGCGCGTCCTGCGCGATCGACGCATCGATCTCCATGATCCGCCGGATCGTGTCGAGCGCTTCCGGCGTCTGCTCGGGCGATAGCCCCATCAACAGCGGCGAGCGCGCGTCGGCCAGCGCCGCGACGCGTTCCCAGTCGCGCAGCGCGGTGGCCGACTGCATCGCGTGGGTCAGATGGAGCGCTTGATTCAGCGTATCGGTCGTCATGGTCGTCGTCCGGATGCGGCCTGCGAACAGGCGGCTTACTTGTTGGTGGCGAGCGCGCCGGCGCTGTTCGTGCCGCCGAACAGCTGCGTCAGATACTTCGTGTTGTTCGCCATCGTCGCCATCAGGTTGTTCAGCGCGGTGAACTGCGCGTTGTACTGCGCGGTCAGCTGATCCGAATAGTTCTTCAGCTGCGTCGCCTGGTTGGACAGGTTCTTCAGGTCCGCATTGAGCGCCGTGGTGCGCTGGTCGATCAGGCCGTTCGCCTGCGTGTACGTGTTGACCAGCTTGTTCAGCGTCTGGCCGACGCCGTTCGTCGTGTTGAACAGCGCGGCGACGGTCGGGCTGTTCGACGTGAGCGCGGTGTTCAGCGCGGTCGAGTCGACCTGCAGCGTCCCGTCGGCCTGCAGGTTGATGCCGATCGCCGCGAGCGAATAGGTCGTGCTCGGGCTGCCCGTCTTGACGCCGCCGCTGATCGCGGTCGCGAGGCCGCTCGAGATCGTGTTGAGCATCGCGTCGCCGAGCAACGGACCTGCCGTCGACGTGTTCGGATCGTACGACGACAGCGACTTCGCGGTCGTCACGTAGCCGTTGTATGCGTTGACGAATGCGTTGATCGCGCTCGTCGTGGCCGTCGTGTCCTGCGACAGCGTGACCGTCTGGGTCGTGTTCAGCGCGGCCGGCGTCAGGTTCAGCGTGACGCCCGTCAGCACGCCCGACACGCTGTTGGACGCGCTGCTCACCGGCGTGCCGTCGACGGTCAATTGCGCGTCCGCGGCCTTGGTCACGGTCGAGTAGCCCGACGTCAGCTTCGCGTTCACGCCGGTGCCGCTCACCGACACCGTGTTGGCCGCGCCGGTGTTGTTCGACTGGATCACGAGATGCTGACCGTCCGAGCCAGTGATGACCGACGCGGTGACGCCCGGGTTGCCGGCCGTCGTATTGATCGAGGTCGCGATGTCGGACAGCGACGCGCCGGCCGCGACGTTGACGTTGAATGCCGCGTTGCTGCCGAGCGTGATGCTCAGCGAGCCGGCCGCGATCGTGTCCGACGCCGTGATGCCCGCCGACGACAGCTTGTTCGCGGTCGCGAGCTGCGTGACGTTGACCGCGTACGAGCCGGCTACCGCCCCGCCGCCGTTCTTGACCGACGCGGTGATGCCGGTGCCGCTCGCGGTCGCCGCGAGGCCGCTCAGCGTCGAGCCGTTCGCGAGACCGGCGATCGCGGTCTGCAGCGCGGACAGCGCCGATTTCAGTTTGCCGACCGCGGACAGCTCGGTGTTGTCGTGCGTCTGCTTGGTTGTGAGGGTTTGAGTCTGACCGGCGGTCTTGGCCGTGACCAGCGCGGACACCAGCGAACTGACGTCGAGCGTCGAATTGGTCGCGCCGCTGATGATCGATTGTCCGGCCTGCGCCAGAAGACTGCCGATATCGGTCGTGCTCGTGCTCGTGCTCGTCGTGGTCATGCGGGTGCTCCAGTCGTTTGCGCGGTTGCGCGCGTTCCGGCGGGTCGCCGTGCTTCGATTTCAATGCAAGCAGGGAGGCAAGCCTCCCTGGAGTGTCGGGTCCGGTGTACCGGACCGGCGCCGTCGCGCGCCGCAACGCGGACGACGCCGTGCGCGCGGGCGGCGAGCCCGGCGCGGATGTTCCCGATTACTGCAGGAGCTTCAGGACCTGCTGCGGCAGCGAGTTCGCTTGCGCGAGCACCGAGATGCCGGCTTGCTGCAGCACTTGCGCCTTGCTCAGGTTCGCCGTTTCCGTCGCGAAGTCCGCGTCGGTGATCTGCGAACGCGCTGCGCTCATGTTGGTTGCCTGCGTTTGCGTCGTCGTGATTGCAGCCTGGAACGTGTTCTGTGCTGCACCCAGCGTTGCCTGGAACGTGTTGACGTTCTTCAGTGCCGTGTCGATTGCCGTGATTGCCGACTGTGCGCTCGTCTGGTCGCTGACCGTCAGGCCGCTCAGGCTCAGGCCTGCGCCCGTGCTCGTCCACACGGTCGCGCCGAAGTTGACGGCGACGGTCTGGTTCGCCGATGCGCCGACCTGGAACGTGACGTTGCCGGCGTTGCTCAGGATGGTCTGGCCGTTGAACGTCGTTTGCGTTGCCACGCGGTCGATTTCGCCCAGACGCGTCGTGACTTCAGCTTGCAGGTTTGCACGTGCGTTCGAGTCCAGCGAGCCGTCGCCGGATTCGACTGCCAGCGTACGGATACGCTGCAGGTTGTCGACGGTCGACTGCAGCGCGCCGGCTGCGGTCTGGATCATCGAGATACCGTTGTTCGCGTTCGAGACGCCTTGCGTCAGCGCGTTGATCGCGGCCGTTTGCGTCGTCGAGATCGCGAGACCTGCCGCGTCGTCGGCTGCCGTGTTCACGCGCTTGCCCGACGACAGGCGGTTGATCGCTTGCGACAGGGCGCTTTGCGAGCCCGACAGGTTCGTCTGCGTCGTCAGCGAAAGGATGTTGGTATTGATGTTCAGCATTTGCTTCCTCTTTTTGGAAAATGCCTGAGTACAGACAGGGTCGTTTTCGGCGTTGCGCTTTATCGCGAGTGGCGCTGCCCGCCTTTCCTGGTTGACGGCGGCACCCGGCGAAAACTTTAGAGAGATGTTCGAGGAAATTCGGGACCGAAGAGTCGCGTCGCCGCGAAGTCCGCGTCCGGCGTGGCTGGCAGCGATTTCGGCCGGGCTGCGTGCGGGTCTCGTTGGGCGGCTCGTGTGGCCGCGCCGCGTCGGACGGCGAACCGGCATCGACAAAAGGATGGTTTTGTCTGTGATTTCCTGATATGATGGCGGGCTGAATTGAGATTTTCTGTCACGCCTGTGCCGTCTCGGCATTCTTGCTGGCAGTCAAACGCGGCGCTGCACGTGGCTTGTGAAGCGTACCCGCGGTGCTTTCCGCCTCTCTTTTCCGGCCTCCGAGGCCGTATTTCCGCTCGTTTCGCCTGTTGTGGGGACGCCCGGATGGCCGGTGCGTGGCGCTTGGCCGCTACGTTTTTGACCGTTTAAGCAATTTAGGAACGACATGACGACGATTCTTCTGAAAGAAAACGAGCCGTTCGAAGTGGCGATTCGCCGCTTTCGCCGTGCTATCGAAAAAAATGGCCTGATCGCTGAACTGCGCGAACGCCAGTCCTACGAAAAGCCGACCGCAGTCCGCAAGCGCAAGAAGGCAGCAGCCGTCAAGCGCCTGCACAAGCGCCTGCGCAGCCAGATGCTGCCGAAGAAGCTCCACTAAGAGCGTCTGTCGGTTCGCCGCGAAACGGCGGAGCGTGCTTCGAAAGAAGCCGCTCCGCCGTTTTGCTTTTGGGGGGTGGGAATGGGCTTCGGGGCTGGGGTTTTCCCGGCGACGGCGGTTCAGCACGTTGTCGATCGATGCGCGCGGCGTCACGTCGTGGCAGGCGATGCGTGGCAGGTAGCGCGCCGGCATTGACGACCAGGAAGCCCGGTGCGGCGAAGTCCCGCCGGCCGCGCGCAGCGGCGCCGTCGCCGTCAGCCGGTCTTGCGGCGCCGTGCCGGCTGCTGCTTGCCGCCGAGCGCCGCGCATTTGGCGTGACACGGGCAGCCGGCCTCGTGGTCGTTGACCATCCCGGTTGCCTGCATCAGCGCATAGCAGATCGTCGAGCCGACGAACTTGCAGCCATACGCCTTCAGCGCCTTGCTGAGCGCGTCCGACTGGGCGGTCGACGCGGGCGCGTCGCGATACGACTGCCAGGCGTTCTGCACCGGCATGTGATCGACGAACGACCACAGGAAGTGCGCGAGCGACCCGTGTTCGTCGCGAATGCGTTGCACGGCCAGTGCATTGGTCACCGCGGACTGGACCTTTGCGCGATTGCGCACGATGCCGGGATTCTCGAGCAGCTTCTCGATGTGCTTCGGCGTGAAGCGCGCGACGGCGTCGACATCGAAGTCGGCGAACGCCTCGCGATAGCCGGCGCGCTTGTTCAGGATCGTCGACCACGACAGCCCCGCCTGCGCGCCTTCCAGAATCAGCATTTCGAACAGGTGGCGATCGTCATGTGACGGCACGCCCCACTCGGTATCGTGATAGTGAGCATCCGCTTCCGTCTTTACCCAGTTGCACCGCTGCGACATCATCCGCCTCGTTCCAGTGTCGATTCGATCGTGCCAGCATAGCGGAAGGCCCATTCACGGCATAGCTGGCCGAACGGCAGATGGGCGTGCGGCGCCGATCCGGTTAAGCTTGGCGCCTGTTCGAATCAGCAGGATCAACGCATGACGGCATTACTTTTTGCGATCGGCATCGACGGCGGCGGCACCGGCACCCGCGCGGTGCTGGCCGACCGGAACGGGCGCGAGCTCGCGCAGGGTCGCGGCGGCCCGTCGGGCCTCGGCCTCGGCATCGAGCGGGCGTGGGCGTCGATCGGCGCGGCCTGTGCCGACGCATTCACGCGGGCCGGGCTCGCATTCGACTGGGCGCAGTGCGCGCTCGGCTGCGGGCTGGCGGGCGTCAACAATGCCGCGTGGCTCGCCGCGTTCCGCGCGCAGGCGCCGCTCGGCGCGCTGGCGGTCGAGAGCGACGCCTACACGACCGTCGTCGGCGCGCACGGCGGTGCGCCGGGCCTCATCGTCGCACTCGGCACGGGCAGCATCGCGGCGGCGCTTGATGCGGCGGGCGACTGCCGCATCGCGGGCGGTTTCGGCTTCCCGTCCGGCGACGAAGCGAGCGGCGCGTGGCTCGGGCTGCGCGCGCTGGCGTACGCCCAGCAGGCGCTCGACGGTCGTGCGCCGCGCGACGCGTTCGCCGGCGCGCTGCTCGCGGAGACGGGCGCGCACGATCGAGACGCACTCGTCCAGTGGTCGTGCGATGCGAACCAGACGATCTATGCGCGCCTCGCCCCGATCGTGCTCGCGCACCGCACCCATCCGTATGCGGCCGCGCTGATCGCGCAGGCCGGCGACGAGATCGGCAAGATGATCGACGCGCTCGATCCGCAGCAGGCGCTGCCGGTCGCGCTGTGCGGTGGGCTGGCCGACGCGCTTGCACCGGCCGTGCCGGCACGTCACGCGAGCCGGCTGCGCGCGCCGCTCGACGATTCCGCGCACGGCGCGTTGCAGCTCGCGCTGCAGGCGTTGCGGGCGGCTGAAGCGGGGTGAGTGGTTTGAGGAGGCCGGGCGCGGTGCGTGGGCTGGGCTGACCGGCTGGAGCAGGTGGGCGAGCTGAGCGGACTGCGCAGCGCGAGCAAACCGAGCAGCCCGAGCAGCCCGAGCAGACCAACCGGATGGCAAGCAAGCCGGCCACTCCGAACGGGCAACGCGCGCAAGCCTAAACGGCTTGAAACCCCTCTCCCCGCCCCACCCCCGTTCGACCAACCGCCCGACGCCCCACCGGGCGCGACGTTAAAATGGCGGTTCCGCAGCATCCTGCGCGCCATTTCCCCGCTCCCATGTACAAAGTCATCGCCACCGATCTCGACGGCACTCTGCTGAACAGCGACCATCAGCTCGATCCGTACACGATCGAGACCGTCCGCCGGCTCGATCGCGACGGCCTGCAGTTCGTGATCGCGACAGGCCGCCATTACGCGGACGTCGCCGGCATCCGCGACGTGCTGGGCATCCGGCCGTACCTGATCACGTCGAACGGTGCGCGCGTGCATGCGCCGGACGACACGGCGATCCATGCGCAGGACATCGACCCCGCGATCGTCCGCGGCCTCGTGCAGCCGGGCGTGACCGGCGCGCACGGGCGCGTGATCGTCAACCTGTTCACCGACCGCGGCTGGCTGATCGACCGCGAAGCGCCGCACCTGCTCGAATTCCACCAGGATTCGGGTTTCCGGTACGACGTGATCGACATGGCCGCGCACGACGGCGCGGACATCGCGAAGGTGCTGTACATCGGCGAGCCGGCCGATCTGGCGGTGGTCGCCGAGCAGATGCGCGTGCAGTTCGGCGATGCGCTGTACGTCACGTACTCGCTGCCCGACTGCCTCGAAGTGATGACCGCGAACGTGTCGAAGGGCCGCGCACTGCGCGCGGTGCTCGCGCGGCTCGGCGTCGATACCGGCCACTGCATCGCGTTCGGCGACAACATGAACGACATCGACCTGCTCGAAACGGCCGGTCACGCGTTCATGATGAACAACGCGAATCCCGACCTGATCGCGCAGCTGCCGCACATCCCGCGGATCGGCAACAACTTCGACGCGGGCGTCGCCCGCCACCTGCGCACGCTGTTCTCGCTCGAGGACACCGTCGACGGCGTCGCCGCTTCCTGAGCGCAAATGAAAAACGGGCGCCAGCGGCGCCCGTCCAAATTACCTGCCTCGATGTTCTTCGCCAGCGTGAGGCTCGCTGTTCTGCTCGCGTCACCCCGTAGTGTTTTATTCGCTTGTGCGAGCGGATGCGGGCAGCAGGTCGACGGCGTTGTCACGCCCCGCGACCAGCGGATAGATGATCCCGGCGATGGCCGCACCGATGATCGGCGCGATCCAGAACAGCCACAGCTGGCCGATCGCCTCGCCGCCCACGAACAGCGCGGGGCCGGTCGAGCGGGCCGGGTTCACCGACGTGTTGGTGACCGGGATCGAGATCAGGTGAATCAACGTCAGGCACAGGCCGATCGCGATCGGCGCGAAGCCGGCCGGCGCGCGCTTGTCGGTGGCGCCGAGAATCACGAACAGGAAGAAGCCCGTCATCACGACTTCGCAGATGAACGCCGCGCCGAGCGAGTAGTGGCCGGGCGAGCGCTCGCCGAAGCCGTTCGTCGCAAAGCCGCCGCCGACGAGGTCGAAGCCCGGCTTGCCGGTCGCGATCAGGTACAGCACGAACGCACCGAGCGTCGCGCCGACCACCTGCGCGACGATGTACGGCGCGAGATCGCGTGCCGGGAAGCGGCCGGCGACCGTCAGTCCGACACTCACAGCCGGATTCAAATGGCAACCCGAAATATGGCCGATCGCGAATGCCATCGTCAGCACGGTCAGGCCGAATGCAAGCGCGACGCCGGCAAAGCCGATGCCGAGGCCCGGAAAGGCGGCGGCCAGCACGGCGCTTCCGCACCCGCCGAGCACCAGCCAGAACGTGCCGAATGCCTCTGCAGCCAGACGCTGAGAAAGATTCATGTAGGGACCTCGTTCAAGTGGGTTGAAGACAAACGGGCGGGCGGATGATTTATTCCGCCGCCCGGAATTGGTCTGGATTATAGGAAATGAATCGGGTTCAAGAGGGTCAACGATTGTTAAATTTGAATGCTGGCGAATGGCCTTTATTAGAATAAGTCCGCATTCTCCATATAGCCAAATCGGTTAAAGATGGCAGCATTAATTTTGAAGAGCAGGGCGGCAGTGCGGACGACGTAACGGGTGTTGGTGTTCCGGCCGGACTCGCCGGAGCCGCATCATGGAAAAAGGGAGTCGAAAAATGTCTCAATACGCGAAACTCAAGGCGCAGATCGCCGATCTGCAAGCTCAGGCGGACGACGTGCGCCGTCAGGAAGTGGCGACGGTGATCGCCGAAGTCCAGCGAATGATTGCCGAATATGGCCTCACGGCCCAGGATCTGGGCTTCGTGGAGCGCGCGCGGCGCGGGCGTCCGCCGAAAAAGGCGCCGCTGCCGCCGAAGTACCGCGATCCAAAGTCGGGTGCAACCTGGAGCGGACGCGGCAAGCCGCCAAATTGGATCGTCGGGAAAAACCGCGATCGTTTCCTGATCGAATGACCGCGCAAAAAGAAAGAGCCGCATCGACGATGCGGCTCTTTGGTTTTTCCGCGCCGATTTCGGCGCGAATTTTACGGAATATTTCCTGACGAATTTCGCGGCGTCAGGCGCCCGCGACCTGGCGCAAGGTCGGCCGTTTTGCCGCCGTGCAAAGCGATTCGTAGGTTTCGACGTAACGGCGCGCCATCGCTTTCGAGCTGAAACGCGTATCGAAGCGTGCGCGGATCGCGTCGCGCGACAGGCTGTCGATCCGGTGCAGCGCGCCGACCGCGCCCTGCACGTCCTCGACGATGAAGCCCGTCACGCCGTCCTCGATCACTTCCGGCACCGAGCCGCGGTTGAACGCGACGACCGGCGTGCCGCAGGCCATCGCCTCGATCATCACCAGGCCGAACGGCTCCGGCCAGTCGATCGGGAACAGCAGCGCTTTCGCGCCGGACAGGAACGCGGGCTTCTGCGCCTCGTTGATCTCGCCGATGAATTCGACATGCGCCTCGCCGAGCAGCGGCTCGATCACTTCCTTGAAGTAGTCGGCGTCGGCCTTGTCGACCTTCGCGGCGATCTTCAGCGGCAGCCCGCTTTTCGCGGCGATCCGGATCGCCGTGTCGACCCGCTTTTCGGGACAGATCCGACCGAGGAACGCGAGGTATTCGGGCTTCACGTGCGGCTGCGGCGTGAGCAGCGTGTCGGGCAG from Burkholderia ambifaria AMMD includes:
- a CDS encoding flagellar protein FliT — protein: MTTDTLNQALHLTHAMQSATALRDWERVAALADARSPLLMGLSPEQTPEALDTIRRIMEIDASIAQDAQADRDQLAQQFTASRERIRAAGLYQATGML
- the fliD gene encoding flagellar filament capping protein FliD, with protein sequence MTTTSTSTSTTDIGSLLAQAGQSIISGATNSTLDVSSLVSALVTAKTAGQTQTLTTKQTHDNTELSAVGKLKSALSALQTAIAGLANGSTLSGLAATASGTGITASVKNGGGAVAGSYAVNVTQLATANKLSSAGITASDTIAAGSLSITLGSNAAFNVNVAAGASLSDIATSINTTAGNPGVTASVITGSDGQHLVIQSNNTGAANTVSVSGTGVNAKLTSGYSTVTKAADAQLTVDGTPVSSASNSVSGVLTGVTLNLTPAALNTTQTVTLSQDTTATTSAINAFVNAYNGYVTTAKSLSSYDPNTSTAGPLLGDAMLNTISSGLATAISGGVKTGSPSTTYSLAAIGINLQADGTLQVDSTALNTALTSNSPTVAALFNTTNGVGQTLNKLVNTYTQANGLIDQRTTALNADLKNLSNQATQLKNYSDQLTAQYNAQFTALNNLMATMANNTKYLTQLFGGTNSAGALATNK
- a CDS encoding flagellin domain-containing protein, which produces MLNINTNILSLTTQTNLSGSQSALSQAINRLSSGKRVNTAADDAAGLAISTTQTAAINALTQGVSNANNGISMIQTAAGALQSTVDNLQRIRTLAVESGDGSLDSNARANLQAEVTTRLGEIDRVATQTTFNGQTILSNAGNVTFQVGASANQTVAVNFGATVWTSTGAGLSLSGLTVSDQTSAQSAITAIDTALKNVNTFQATLGAAQNTFQAAITTTQTQATNMSAARSQITDADFATETANLSKAQVLQQAGISVLAQANSLPQQVLKLLQ
- the rpsU gene encoding 30S ribosomal protein S21; its protein translation is MTTILLKENEPFEVAIRRFRRAIEKNGLIAELRERQSYEKPTAVRKRKKAAAVKRLHKRLRSQMLPKKLH
- a CDS encoding DNA-3-methyladenine glycosylase I; protein product: MSQRCNWVKTEADAHYHDTEWGVPSHDDRHLFEMLILEGAQAGLSWSTILNKRAGYREAFADFDVDAVARFTPKHIEKLLENPGIVRNRAKVQSAVTNALAVQRIRDEHGSLAHFLWSFVDHMPVQNAWQSYRDAPASTAQSDALSKALKAYGCKFVGSTICYALMQATGMVNDHEAGCPCHAKCAALGGKQQPARRRKTG
- a CDS encoding BadF/BadG/BcrA/BcrD ATPase family protein, whose translation is MTALLFAIGIDGGGTGTRAVLADRNGRELAQGRGGPSGLGLGIERAWASIGAACADAFTRAGLAFDWAQCALGCGLAGVNNAAWLAAFRAQAPLGALAVESDAYTTVVGAHGGAPGLIVALGTGSIAAALDAAGDCRIAGGFGFPSGDEASGAWLGLRALAYAQQALDGRAPRDAFAGALLAETGAHDRDALVQWSCDANQTIYARLAPIVLAHRTHPYAAALIAQAGDEIGKMIDALDPQQALPVALCGGLADALAPAVPARHASRLRAPLDDSAHGALQLALQALRAAEAG
- a CDS encoding Cof-type HAD-IIB family hydrolase; this translates as MYKVIATDLDGTLLNSDHQLDPYTIETVRRLDRDGLQFVIATGRHYADVAGIRDVLGIRPYLITSNGARVHAPDDTAIHAQDIDPAIVRGLVQPGVTGAHGRVIVNLFTDRGWLIDREAPHLLEFHQDSGFRYDVIDMAAHDGADIAKVLYIGEPADLAVVAEQMRVQFGDALYVTYSLPDCLEVMTANVSKGRALRAVLARLGVDTGHCIAFGDNMNDIDLLETAGHAFMMNNANPDLIAQLPHIPRIGNNFDAGVARHLRTLFSLEDTVDGVAAS
- the aqpZ gene encoding aquaporin Z — encoded protein: MNLSQRLAAEAFGTFWLVLGGCGSAVLAAAFPGLGIGFAGVALAFGLTVLTMAFAIGHISGCHLNPAVSVGLTVAGRFPARDLAPYIVAQVVGATLGAFVLYLIATGKPGFDLVGGGFATNGFGERSPGHYSLGAAFICEVVMTGFFLFVILGATDKRAPAGFAPIAIGLCLTLIHLISIPVTNTSVNPARSTGPALFVGGEAIGQLWLFWIAPIIGAAIAGIIYPLVAGRDNAVDLLPASARTSE
- a CDS encoding H-NS histone family protein, with the protein product MSQYAKLKAQIADLQAQADDVRRQEVATVIAEVQRMIAEYGLTAQDLGFVERARRGRPPKKAPLPPKYRDPKSGATWSGRGKPPNWIVGKNRDRFLIE
- a CDS encoding glycosyltransferase family 4 protein, yielding MRIAQIAPLYEAVPPKLYGGTERVVSYLTEALVELGHDVTLFASGDSVTSARLEAAWPRALRLDPSIRDSMAPHMRLIEQVARVAHEFDVLHFHLDYLPFSLMSRLDTPYVTTLHGRLDLPELQPVFDAFPNSPVVSISNSQRKPLPQAAWAGTVYHGLPDTLLTPQPHVKPEYLAFLGRICPEKRVDTAIRIAAKSGLPLKIAAKVDKADADYFKEVIEPLLGEAHVEFIGEINEAQKPAFLSGAKALLFPIDWPEPFGLVMIEAMACGTPVVAFNRGSVPEVIEDGVTGFIVEDVQGAVGALHRIDSLSRDAIRARFDTRFSSKAMARRYVETYESLCTAAKRPTLRQVAGA